In Gossypium hirsutum isolate 1008001.06 chromosome D01, Gossypium_hirsutum_v2.1, whole genome shotgun sequence, the genomic window tgtaatTCTAGAAATAAGACGatataaatctatcggattagagtcaaatctaatagagagatccatagatcgagttaatacgataataggggttttaattagaaagaattttcaattaattaacttataGTCAGTTGCTTTTAGttttgaagagagatattagcataatttagggatttctacgaatcaaggtactaagtgaagaaattgcgtaGTTTAGATTGATACTAATAgataaagtctaggtggattcttttctAGGTATTGTCTCGCTTCTTGGTTTTTAATCGTGtattttcttgatttgttctttaCCCTATTCTTTAGTTaagtaatttagttaattttagttttagtcaATCATTCCAATTTGtgggttaaataataaaaaaagggtaattactagtacttttagtcttcgcaGGAACAATATATGTACTTATCGTATCTATACTactaattgataggtgcacttaccTTTGTCAAAATTTTAATTGGTTTATGATTCCAATCAGTTCTTTTGGTAGACTTGTTAGCTCCTACATGTCATTTCTTCTTATTCTTACAATTTCTTCAGCCATTGCCTTCTTCCATTTGACATCTTTAATTGTATCTTCATATGTTATCAGATCACATTTTGtcattaagaaaaataaagaataatcgAGTGTTGCTTCTATGGGTTCTGTGACCTCATAAATATCACATAAACTATGCATTCTTATAGGTGCTTCGTCTGAGTTGTTGGTACTGTTACTGATTGGTGATGTCGATGTTGTAGGAGTTGTTGCAACAAGAATTGGAGGGTTTTAATCATCGACTTGTTCTTGATTGATGAAGTCATCGTCTTTGTCATCACTAAAAAATAatccttcaattttcttttctttttcgttcTATCTCCAATAATCAACTTAATTGAATTCAACATCTCTTGAAATAATAACTTTATTGGTGAAAGAGTTGTATAGCCTATATGCCTTGCTTCTTTTTTCATAACCAATGAAAATACATTTCACTTCATTGTCGTCGAGTTTCTTTCTTGTCTAGTCAGGAACATGAGCATATGCGATGCATTCAAAAATCCTGAGATGTCCAACTCTTGGCTTTTGATTGCTCCAGCCTTCGTTTGACGTCTTCTATTTCACACTTTTTGTCTAACACCGGTTCAAAATATAAACAACATATTGAACAGCTTCAGTCCAGAAAGTTCTTGGTAAATGCTTACCTTTAACCATGCTCCTTGCCATATCAAGAATAGTGCAGTTCTTTCTTTCAACGACTttattttgttgtggtgtgtacgTAGTTGTTAGCTGGTGAATAATTTTGTGCTCCTTGCTGAAGCTTTCAAATAGCTTTGAAGTATACTCACTATACTCACTGCCTCTATCAGTTCTGAGTATCTTAATATAATGTCCACTCTGTTTTTCTACCATAGCTTTAAACTTGATAAACTTGTCAAGTgcttttagttttgttttaagAAGATATATCCAACCTTTTCTACTagaatcatcaataaaagtaagaTAATAATTGTTTCCACCAAGTGATTGTATATCCAAAGGACTTGCTATGTTGGAGTGCACAATCTCTAATGCTCTCTTGGCTCGTCGAGATTTTCCAACTTCAAAACATTGTCTATGTTGTTTTCCTTTAATGCAAATTTCACAAAGTTGATCAAGAGGATTAATTTATGGCAATCCATTTACCATATTCTCTTTCGACAACACCTTCAGGCTAGAAAATCCAAGATGTCCGAACCTTAAATGCCACAACCATGAATCATCTTTGATTGCATTCTCCATACACTTCAGTTCTCCAGATTCAATGTCAATAGTGAACAAACGGTTATGCGTTATATCAAATTGGGTAATTAATTCACCATTCTTATTTTTTAGGGAGAGCATGCAATCCTTCATATGTACTTCATATCCTTTTTCTAGAAACTGTCCAAGCCTGATGATGTTGTTTTTCAAAGCTGGTACGTAATAAACATCTGATATGTACTTCTTCTCACCGTTCTTTTCTGTCATTATAACTTTGCCTTTACTTTTGACTGTGACGTGTGATTCATCTCCCAATGTTACTTGTCCGTAAATATTCTCGTCCAACTCTGAAAATAGGTCTTTTCGGTCACACATGTGATTGCTGGCACAATTATCAAGATGCAAAatatttttacttgatttttcaCTTTCTTTATAAGTGATGAATACACTGAGTTccacattttcttcttctttagttGCTGCTACATGATTTCTCTCTTCCACCTCAGGAGTTGGTCTACACTCATAACTAAAATGATTATATTGATTGCAATTGTAATATTGTATCtgagttttatttcatttttgaaaTCTACATatatgtaacaacctatttttcagtggtgtcgaaaacaataatttcggggccacaaatctgatgaatgagtttataaatattattatttaatatttacgagtcaaatatagtaatataataaatttttatttgataatttatgttatttgaatgaataactAGGTTTAAGTGGTAAATCcttaaagttaagtggttttaaaaaataaggtatcgTGACATTTTTCTATAAATCAAgtccttaaatattttttaaaatatttacgaaATTTTATTAGGGTTATATTAAAACTTGGTTAataaattttaacgtttaaatagTTAACTAATTAaaaaggatggaattttaaaacctgcaaaagttgatttctattagttaaatgggtcaaatggctatgaaaagGTGTATTAATGGACTTAGATGGTAAATGTACCATGCATATTgatagtggacaattatggacatgttttgttaattttaaattaaaataataagggtaaaaatgtaatttgataattaaaataaaacataaacaaaagatGAGTGGTTATCACCTTCTTTCTCATTTTAGACAACCGATTCTTCCATGGATGGCTAAGCTAGGGTTCAATCAAACTTTGTTTCACCGTGCATGGTATGTAAATTAAGttgtttttagaaatttttatgtttttgagctcgttttagcttaatctagctagctcgggggtcaaattgtaaaactgttaaatgttataaattatgtcatggatgaatttgatatgtttttgaagttttatagtatatttttaagcttggttgttaaataaatatatttcgttaaataattttgatgattttaaggtttaggaacttatttatgaaaatgtaAAAATTCAAAGGAAATATTCTAAATTGATGATCAATATGGGCTATTATAAGACTAGGGAAAAATCATctagcatgaattttaattaaaagtggttaaattgcaagcttcgagtttagggactaaattacaaaaaaggGTAAACtttgagggtaattttgtaatttttcattattaaggattataagctaaattaattattttaaattttggaacaagattaattgaataaaaatatttatctagatcaagaaacaaCTCAAACGGACACAAATCGCGAAAAAATCAAAGTAGCAGAATAGTGGATGGCTTGTGTTAAAAGTTGCTTATGAGTTCAAGTAAGTTCGTACTTGGTTAATGCAATCAAttactattttgataaattattatctatttgtgtatatatatatgaatcaaaaTTGTTGGCTTGAAGGAAACAAATAAGACTATggctgaaagacactatggcactaTACCGGAactgaataagaccatagttgaaagacactatggcatcataccgaaaacatgtaagaccatagctgaaagacgttatggcatcatGAATAAGacaaataagaccatggttgaaagacactatggcatcaagGCGAGAatgtataagaccatggttgaaagacactatggcattaAGACGagaatgaataagaccatggttgaaagacactatggcatcttTCAGTCATTTGCTATTCAGGTAACATGTTTCCGGTGGGTTATGTATCGTAAGTTTGAATGTGAGATGAATGTTTTGACTAGTTTAGGTTGTAATAAATATTAATGCCTTGGTGTGATTATATGTTACATATTCCTATAAATATGTTAACTAATGATGTTTGTGGTGTTTAGGGAATTAAATAGATATACGAGTATTTTTTGAGtaattaatgttattttttatggttcaataggtaattaaggtttgaatgaaaaaaaaaatacatatacagAAGAGCAATACTAATGAATGTATGACATGGAAAGTTGTTATGTGAAACCTAAAGAAAATGTAAGAACATAATATATGAATGAAtgatgtttgatgaatttgaaatattggtATGTCTTATGCCATGCTTTGGTTGATTTATAAGTGCAATGTCTCACTAACTAACTTTGTGAGTTGTTGTGTATAGGAAACGACATATGGTCTATAATAAAAaggaatatattttaattatttaatttaatgcatACAGTAAGTTAAGTTGCTTAGTACGAACTTAGTAAGCACTAattgcttatgtagttgtttcctctgttttatagattatagaaaagctcgatcggttggaaTCTCGTCGGAgcattatcacactatccattcgtCATATTGATAGTTTTGGTAGTTTTGGTTAATGGCTATAAATGGCATGTGATAGGGTTAAAAGGTGCAAATATGAGTGGATGAACCCTTATGCATATTCTATAGATAGTAGATATTACATGGTATGATGGCATGTTTTAGGAATGGTTATTTTGGCATGGTTGCTATATGTTCTAATTAGGACTTTGAGATGTTGAATGAGACTAAGTTTGGAGTGTTAAATGTGGttcctttgaatggcatattggttagatataGGATGGATGAATTCTTAACATGTTTTAGGTGATTTTGAATGTGATTTAAGCATGTGAAAGTAGTTATTGATAGTATGGATTGATGGTTAAGAAATGGCAtttgaaatggcttattttaGAGGTAATTTGGGTTGCACACGacctgggacacgggctgtcacacaacCATGTGCCACACACAACCACCCTACACAATCATGTGTCATTTTAATTCCAGGTGTAGGTTCCAAATGGcttgcgacacgaccgtgtggccatgGTTCAAATACACACATAGTCTGGTACACGACTGTGTCTggcacacggcctatgacacggccgtgtgacccaagttagtaagttacacgggtagatacacaagttgggacacaaccgtgtgtcccataattcgaatgcccacacggcctgggcaatGTCACATGGCCTAGCTACATAGCCATGTGACCTTTGTTTCCCCAAATTCTTAACTTCTCCCAAAACGTTCTGATTTGTTTCGAATTGATCCCTGAatgtttccaaactatttttaaggcccctTAAGTTCGATTTAAGGCCCAAGGATGTAtttttgctatgattgtattgtgTTATTAGAAGTTAATATGAAATTgtattattgttttgttttgaAGTTAAAGGTTCTGTTTTATACTATAATGCTTGGTAACTCTAATCCGATAATGGAGACAGGCTAGGGGTGTTATACTCTACCATGACCTCAAACTCCCCGTCCACGACTTGATGTCTGATATTCTTCACTTGTTTGGCCTCTACCATATGATTGATTGCCTCGTCCATGTGTTCCTCGTCCACCTTTATTTTTGTCTCCATATCCTCTACGATATCCTCAATGATTGCTTGTATCTTGTCCAAAATTATCGCCAGCTCCACTTTCATTAAATGACAATTTACTTTGCAATACTTGCTCCAATTTTTCCAGTATCATCATTTTGCTTCATTTTATGCTCATGGGTTTGGAGGGAACCCACAAGTTCGTCGACAAATAGTTGTGACAAATCTTTTGATTCTTCGATGACAACAACCACATAATCAAATTTGCGTGTCAATGACCACAAAATTTTTTCCATTACTTTTACGTCATCAAGATTTTCTCCATTCCTTGTCATTTCATTCACCACCGCTTTAACTCGAGTGACATAATCAACAACATTTTTTGAAACTTTCAATTTTCAACATCTCAAATTCAGCTTTAAGGGTTTGTACACATACCTTTTTGGCCTTTTTTCGCTCCTTGAAGGGATTTTTGCAAAATTCCCCATGCTTCTTTTGATGTCTTCGCatctaaaattttttcaaaggttaattcatcaacacattgaaaaataaagaacaacgCCCTCTTATCCTTTTTACGGGCTTCTTTTAAGACTCTTTTTTCTTCGTTTGTGAAAGCCGCTTTGGCAGCTGCATTTTTGGGCTCAACATATCCTTTTTCGAAAACATCCCAATAATCTTGATAACTGAGCAAAGCCTTCATTTGGATGCTCCAATTGCCATAATTTGTCTTTGTTAATTTCTGGATCTATGGTTGATTCATGTTTACCATTGTGACGTCGTTACGAACCTAGCTCAGATACCACATGTTGGAAGTGTAATGGAAAAATACCaactgaaataataattttattacacACTAATATTGCACAGtacaaacttttcttttcactatACTAGCTGCTGCTAATTTCTTTCACTCCTCACTTCAcaacaatttttctttctttttctctcaacaCTCATTCATGTTTCAGCAACTATTATACTACACTATAAACCATATTTATAATCATGTATAACCGATATTAGCAATTTTTGCCACCTAAGACTGTTCAAACATTGTTGCCATAATTATCCTATCATCCTTATCCTTTAATATTTCACGAACCTTCCAGCACATTTATCATTATCATCATTTTAGTCCTTCCTACCACGTTATTGATTTTTCCAAGTTGCAGACCAATTTTGACAGCTTGCTATCCACCTTGCAAAACCAATCTCTTTGCCACCTTATCTGCACGCTTAACCGACTTTAAAAGTCAATTTGATTTCTAACAACcattagggtaaactacattggTAGTCACCCCAACTATTAATAAGTTTcttttcaattatatatttaaatattttttttaataattggatGAGGTGAATGAGGTTGCTTGGGGTCAAACCCAAGCTTTCAAGACTACAACATAATACTTTTATCTTTGGGCTAAAAGGTTGTTggcaatttaaaaatatttttcaatactatttaaaattaataacaaacataagtaatatttgtttaaaaacataatttaaaatttaaaatatatatatgaaatttaaaatataaatacatatttaaaaaaatatataaatactaatAGATAATTTACTAGtgtttaaaatagaaataaaaaaaattaaattcggtTAAAAACTACTTACCAAcaacttttttaatatatttgtaaaaaGATTCACTATAATGTTTGtttaaacaatataaaatatgctaatattaaaaaatatttcaatattgaatccactttatttatttattaaatccactcacatattgaatatttttgtgATAGTTTTTTTTAGTCCTGTTAGCATCTTTTAAaagaattttgttaatttttttaaaaaaatttcactttaaaaaaattattgtcacaattctattaaatatttttttatgaagaattatattttgtaataaGTAAGatcttatattttaaattttgtaatacaggtaaaatgaccaaataatatttattatttattatttacatatttttataaaatataaaacaattcaaTAAATCACCCTGGCTAAAGGCTAGTATAAtctacttaccatttcaatatatatatattatttaattttaaggtGCAAAGATAAGATTACtgttttgaaaaataattgtaaaactTCGGTTGGAAGTGAAGGAGTGAAATCTCTATCCTAAAACCATGCAAAACCAAACAACTAAAACCCTAATATTAAGGTGGGAAAATCCTAAAAATAGGCATGGAAATCACCTATAAAACAACCCTTACTACTCTCCTTCTCCTCACctgcaagaaaataaaaataagaaaacacaaagaaaaaaaaaaaaactaaagtttttCTGCAACAAATTAAGGCAGGTCTCTCCAACACCATGGACATGAAGAAGAAGATCTCTTGCGCTGTCATATTCGCCGCTGCCTCAATGAGCGCAGTCATGGCAGCAAGCACCGCCCCAGCTTCCTCACCAGATGGCGCCCCACTTAGCTCCGCCTCAGTTGGCGCTGCACCAGCTTCTGCACCAGGCCCGGACTCCAGCGTTGCAACCTCAACCTTGCCTGTTCTTGGGTCATTGGTTGGAGCCTTCATTGTCTCTTTCTTTGCTTAAATTATGGGTTACCTGCAGTATTTGAAGAGATCATATATAACTTACATACCATTTGTATTCAAGAAGGCTCACGTTCCGTTCCCTTTATTTTGACTTCTACTGATTGAAGATTTCTTTTTCTTCACTTGTTCTGTAATGTGAGAATTTGAATTCCTTCTTATATTTTGCAATAAAAAATTATGGTTATGCTATACAGATTTTTTCTTTAATCCAAAATCAACATctcataaattaaacaaaatatccCTAACAAGTTCCCTAGTTGCGCCAATCTATCCATTAGATGTGCTTAAGTAAGGCTCCATCAAACTTGGTGATGAGTGACCTATAATCATTTACAAAGAAACACATTGTTAAACTGAGTATTAGCCACGATCTCAGCATACCCTCTCCCCATTACCGATGCCCACACAGGATCCGTCAGTGTAAGTTTGACAACACCAGCCATCGAACCTGTATGATTCTAGGGAAAGGCCGATGAAACAAGTCGCCGTAAGagcaaaatatatacataatagatGGATGAAGAATGTCTTCAATACTTGGATCAAAACCAACCCAGACTTAAGATTCTGTCTTCCTGGTTGTTATTggttaataattcaatttatttgttttttcttcGAAATAATAAGTTCATGAGTTTTAATTGTTCTTTGTTATAGTATATGTTTGTTTTTTAATAATATGATGTTGAAAACCCAAATTATTGTTAAAAAGCATGTAAAATCTCTAAAATATTCTTATATATAATAGTTGATATTGGAATTTAGATATATTCGGTTTACCCTAATAGAATAGCATTAAATGGgaatgaaataaacaagtaatAACCATAATGTAGTTTGGTTGGTCCAAATgtaataaataagtaataaagtaTTACATTATTTGGTTATttgaaacatgttattttaaataaatatatagtaaagtataaaaacatatttaaaataaataaaatttagaatatatttaaaatgctttcaaaaaacatatttttttaagtgAAATCTTTCATTTAATAAAACAGATGTTGGAAAtagagttattttttttaaaagaaaaagaaattaacaatCGAGTAAAAGACATGTCATCCTTCTACTACTAATGAGTCTGATCATTTTAATTTAGAAAACAAAAATGATCATGGTCGATGAAATCCAGAGTTTTGGACTTCGTAGTCCTTAAACCCAAGTAACCAAACAGAGGCCAGAGAAAAGGACTTGATCTTCAACTTAATAACTTATGAAAaccaattgtttttttttcagaTGTTGGCAACAGCCGCCGCCTTCATAGTAGCCCAGAGCATCTTCTTCTTGGCGTCCTCCATTGCCCCAACTTCctaaaatatataatcaaatatcTTACCCATTTGACGCGCCATCATCTCTTACCcctaaaattgcataaaatatataatcaaatatcttaattaaaatatgtatcaGAACTCGATGAACATGAGACTCTTACTAGAATTTAGTATTTAGGATTCCAGATTCCTCCTACTTTACTCTCACACCCGCCACGGAGCTCAACCCCCTGTTTTTCTGAGGGAGGCCAAAGAGCTCCCCCAAAATGACACAGAAACCAACCCGAAAATGGTTTCCAGTGAACCGGCCAGGCACCGTAATTGGGTTAGGGTACATAACAATAATCAGGTCACGGTAAGCAAAAACAATCTCACCCTGCCCTGTCCTCCCCCTTCCCATCCTTCACATCCAAAACATTCCAGAAAAAAAAGTAACTTCTCAAGATAAGTGCAAATGAGCTTTCATTTTTTAAGTAACTACAACAAAAGCATCATCTCACGTTTCTTAGAGCATATAACGCAATTTGCATTCATATACTTGAAAGACATGCATTTTTGCATAATTCTCACCACATCCAACTTCAATAAAATCCAGGTGAGACCTACTGCCGCTTCCGTTTTGAGTTGTTGGAGGCCTTTTTGCTTTCAACTTTCCTCTTCGCAGCTTCAAATTCTTCTTCAGTGGGTTCAGACTCTGCGTTACCCCCATATTTGGATACCAGTGATGAAAACATGGAATCAAATCGGTCTTTCCTCTCATTTCGACGCTGAGATATAATTGCAAATAGATCTGATTCTGGCTGTTTATTTGATCtggtaaataaacaaaaaaaaagaggcaCATTTTTACATTATAATCAGCTCACGTAAATGTCTTAAAAATCTATGGGAAAGACCCAGTAAAAAACTCACTTCCCCTTCCTCCTCAAGGGACTCGTGGGTGGCTTCATTTCGGCTACTTTCTTTGCCCATTTCTTATAGGCTTTGGATTCTTTAAGTTCTCCTACACAgacaaaaaaacaaagaaaggTTCATACCAAGAAAAGCTCAAAGAATAATGCATATCCCAGTTTTTGTAATTCCGGACACAATAGTGGAATAATCAATTAGTTCATCCATTCTTAAATTGAATACAAATTTAGCTCCAGAGACGAGTGAGATAAATCAATTTAGCTCATTTGCTCTTAAACTGCTACATAGCTTTGAAATGTGATCCATGTTTTAATTATTGCTTGTGAAGATATTAAAATAACATTGCTTAGAACTAAAAGCCTAAAGGTCTCACCATAGAGGATCCTGAACTTTCGGTCATccatttttaaatcgaaaaaCCAGGGAAAAACTATATGAAAGACTTTAATTATACTTTTTCCTTTTTGCCTAAGACTTTAGTACTAGAACAGGAGATTTATAAGACAGCTTGTGAAAATAAATTCCCCAAAAAAGCCTCACCAGCTGCTATTGCCTCATCAAGCATGTCCTTGAAACGGTGTGAATCAAGCTTGGGATCTGAACAAAGCATAGAACAGAAGAGCCTGTCAAGGCAAAAAAAGTATCAGAACTAATCTCAAAAGCCTAAAGGAAAGGACAACACTCGGCCTCTCTTACTTATTCATATTGCCCTTGAACTTCCTGTAAAGATCAATCAAATCTTTCTTCTCTGAATCAGACCCCCTATAATTTGCTTCAAACTCTTCAATATCAGCATCGGTGACCTGAAACAGATTCAACCAGTGTAAACAAAATGGAACAGAACCCCAAAGTTAAAGTGACATAAAGAGAAACAAATGCCGTAACCTTTTTGTACATAGTCCTGAAAAAGCTTTTCAAATTCTCAACAACATCCCCAGCAAGATCCTGATCAACAAAATCACAGGAAACGAATTAGATAATGCATTTTTcacataaaaaaagaaagaaagaagatacAGATTTACTTACAGTGTCATCAACGCAACCTGTTTGGTCATAGACAGCCCGTTTCTCTTCGTCACTGAGAATCGATATGACCTTTTGCAACTGCTGAAATTTCTCTTTGGCTTCCTGTATAAGTAAATACAATGCGTTACAAATAGATGAAAAAGAACCAAATTTTAGCTTCATGTTCTTCCCTTCAACAattccacacacacacacagataTTTGAAGTCTAATTTCAACGTACAAATTAACTTCAGTTTTTTACCTCATCACCAGGGTTCTTATCAGGATGAAGTCTCAGTGCCAACTTATAATATGCTTTCTTAATCTCTTGCTGAGATGCTGCTTTTTCGACTCCAAGAATCTGCAAGCAACCAGTCGTTATTGGGTATCTGCTGCTCAAATTTCTAATGGAAATTTCAATGAATAAAATAACCCAAGAATCTAAACAACCACCTTCGAATGAAATTCCAATATGAACCTATTACATATACATCCAAAGGCAGCCCATATTACGGGGGGGGGGGAGAGAACTCTTACTTCACAATCACTGAATCACAGGTAAAAAcaacccaaaaccctaattttcgaaattaaaattttaaaagaagagGGGAAAACCTCATATAAGCTCTTTTCGTTTGAAGAAGAATGATTGCCCTCTTCTTCTTGAACTACTTCATCCTCCTCATCTTCATCGCGTGAAACCCtagatttctttctctttcccaTTTTAGcacaaattattcaaaataaaacaattgatTCAGAAACTAAagagtgaagaagaaattttggtttatttaatttataggGTCGGTTTTGGGCTTTGACTCCTTCCCGCCATATGTgtttcaacatttttcatgtttGGCATGTAAAATAAAGTAAACTAGTTTACAGTCCCTtgtattaattcaattaaataaaaaaacatttttaaaaaatcaaatcaaatcacaAACCATTGTGTTATCACCAATTTATGTTTATGATTCatcatttgtattattttaatttaatataatttcacCCTTTTACGTAATCttattagttagttaaaatagtTGATACCCTTAATTATTTATAGTCGAATTTTTCTTTATAATGTTCATCCCAacttcatgcaaatatatatattatttagacTAACGGATCTCATTgtaaaaatagagaatcaaattaAACTATAAAGACGAAACCCCAAATTTGAGCATAATAGAAAAATCGAAACTGCAAATTTTTACTATTATCTTATAATGATTAgaaaatactaataaaaatataatgactaaaaaaAAGAGACATCATTAATTTCGTTCAAGTAGTTAACACCCTT contains:
- the LOC107920917 gene encoding chaperone protein dnaJ 6 → MGKRKKSRVSRDEDEEDEVVQEEEGNHSSSNEKSLYEILGVEKAASQQEIKKAYYKLALRLHPDKNPGDEEAKEKFQQLQKVISILSDEEKRAVYDQTGCVDDTDLAGDVVENLKSFFRTMYKKVTDADIEEFEANYRGSDSEKKDLIDLYRKFKGNMNKLFCSMLCSDPKLDSHRFKDMLDEAIAAGELKESKAYKKWAKKVAEMKPPTSPLRRKGKSNKQPESDLFAIISQRRNERKDRFDSMFSSLVSKYGGNAESEPTEEEFEAAKRKVESKKASNNSKRKRQ